GcgtgccgccgccgccgccgcccccgcgcCGCCCCAGAGGGGAGGTACGGCCGGTCGCGTCCGCACGACTTTCGACCCCGACATCGTGGCGGAGGATTCTGTACGGGCACGCGAGGAGAGAGGCACGTGGGGCGACgaggaggagggaaggaggggCTGGTGCTGCTGTGGAGGAGAGAATGATTTTGTGGTACGCTACCTATTAGTGCGCTACTTGTCATGCGAGCACTGTGAATTTAATACGcatagtctctctctctctctctctctctctctctctctctctgtagcgCACATACACACACGGCAACCCCCATTTTTCTCCTGTGCTTAGTGGGATGCAACATTGTGTGTGTTTACGTATATATAAACCCGAGCCATCCCTTGCATGATTTTCATAGAAAGTTAGTGAGAGAGtcggaggagagggagggagagagagagaaagagagagagccagGGTTTCTCTGCAAACCCTGCTTTCTTTTCTCGGTCTTTGCCTTGGAGAGAGTAGAGGATTTCTCACTGTCGGAGGTGGAAAATGGCCTTCTTTAATCACCACCATCTCTGGACCTTCACTTTCGGTATCCTAggtaaagaaggaagaaaccaGAAGCTGTTCGCCCTTCATCtccatttgcttcttcttcgcAATAATGCTGCTTGCTTGCGCCATTTCCTTTCATCCCGCTTTCCTCCATCCATCTTCATATGGTCTACATGCATTTATATTTTCCGCTTGATGAATCGTTCGTATTTAGTATCTTTAGCATGATTAACAGCAggtcattctcttcttttcttcttcttttcgtttGGCAACTCTTTCTTCCAAAACCTCactatttctctttctatcaGTTTCAAAACACACgtaaagcaacaaaaaaaatcagaaagaaaatgagaaaaattttccCCTTGCACTAATCTTGACACCACTCTTCACATggagtttttctctcttttgatgaTACAAACCCCACTCAAAATCAAACCTCCGGCAACCTTTTCAGTCTCTTGGACTTTTGCCAACTTTTTCACAACCCTTTTGGCCATTTCCTccaatgatttttgttttcactctAGCGCACTTTTAGAAACTGAAGCCGGTACACTAGCATCTGTCATAAACTTATGAGTCCGTCTTCAAGTTGTTGCAACTAACGTGGGATTTATATTGTCTCAAGTCGGTTTGCATTTTGTGGGAAttcattattttcatcttttggcTATATCGTGTGTATACAAAGGTTATACAACGACATGCAACATGATTTAGTTCGAGTTATGTTCAACCATGTTATATGTGCTCCGCACTTAGATTAGTAAATGACTGaggttgtttttcttcttctttaattttaacCCTAGCAAAAAGAGCAATTTCATCTGCACCGCACTTGCACAGAATAATCTAACGTTTGTGCTTTTCTTCTGCAATCGATGATAGGAAACATTGTCTCGTTCTTTGTCTTCTTGGCTCCGGtgtaagtaatcatttttttcttttaaattcttttctttcactaGGATGAAGAtagtattattttatttgatccCGATACAATAACTcctgatttttttctcttctcctgtTGCAGGCCGACATTTTACAGAATTTATAGGAGCAAAAAGACTGAGGATTTCCAATCGATACCGTATTTGATCGCTCTATTCAGCTCCATGCTCTGGCTTTACTACGCACTCCTCAAAGGACACTCCTTCCTTCTCATCACCATTAACTCCTTTGGATGCGTCATAGAGATGATGTACATCGCCATCTACATTGCTTATGCACCGAGATCTGCCAGGGTACGTATTGATCATTAGATGATGCAACGCTCATATTTCGATCACAATGAACCAAAGGGCTTGCTAGGAAACTTTCTTTGGCGATTCACGTGATCTatacaatggaaaaaaatacGTTCCACAAGAAAAGAACTAAAATTTTAAGAACACAATAAATCCCAGTGGTAGTTTACGACTAACTGGGTTAACTGAACGTGTTTTGCACTCTCCATCCTTGTCATCTAAAAGCTCTCTTTTTCCCCTATATCTCTAACTATCCTGTGTTTGTTCTGACTTAATGATTTTGATTACTGCAGAACTCCACGATCAAGCTCTTTGCTCTGATGAACATGGGATTGTTCTCTCTCCTAATTCTCATCACGCACTTCATTCCAAATGGTGATGCACGCACCACGGTGTTCGGATGGATCTGCACGACAATTTCCGTGAGCGTCTTCGCAGCACCGTTAAGCATTGTGGTGCGCACTTAAAAAATCCAATCTTTCTCTTCCCAAATTCTCATATCTAACCACGGAAAACGCAGtttaatcttctctctctttttttcccctattcTGGTCTTCTTAGGCACGAGTTGTGCAAACGAATAGCGTGGAGTTCATGCCCTTCTCTCTATCATTCTTTCTAACGTTGAGCGCCATCATGTGGTTCGGCTACGGTTTCTTCCAAAAGGACTGGTGCATTATGGTAAGGGATCCCCATCTtcgaaaaatttaatttaaaaacgTTAAGGATCACTTTACTTTGTATTTGAAGTGTATGTTCTGTCGTAATGTGCATTGGGGTAATGTAGGTCCAAATATTTGTTCAGCATCACTTTTGGGTTCGGCTGCATTTGATATATAACATGTTATAACATGTTGCATTGACACGTCATTAATGGGCAAATAAgactaattaaattttcaagaaaagctAATAAGAGCATATGCGGGTCCCATGTCTATAGACATCTGTATACATCCTGTGTGATTAGACTTTACTCTTCAAGTTGCCAGAGTAGGAtgaatttttgtaataatttatcATGGTAATAAATTTCGgttttttttcttcacattgTACCAATATCTCTTTTCTTGCATTGAgttcataatatattttttggaaaaaaaaaaaacaaaattttaaataatatcgACCGAGTGAGACACATTATTAATGACTATGATTATTGGAGGATCGAAAActatacttttgaaaaatggaccGACGTGAGAGTATTTAACAAAACTTAAGTACAtaactttgggaaaaaaaattgctatgAAATCTTAGATTCTCAAATGGTCAATCGATGTAAATACATAAATCCAATATCTTTATAACTGTTTAGATGAAGATTATGTGATGAATGCGAATGCACGTCATCGAGTATATCGATGCTAAGCCTTGGGGGCAGactaaaatattttgtcaaGTTTTAACGTATGTTTTGGCCAAACTTAAAGAATATCCTTGACCTTGACATGCAGATACCGAACATCATGGGCTTTGTCTTGGGACTGTCTCAGATGGTCTTGTACGGATACTACAGAAACAGAGAGGAGCTCCCGCAACACGATGTTCCACCCCCCTCAGGAAAAGCCTCTGAAGTCCACCCTGTCAAAGGCGGTGAAGCCCGAGCGGATGAGCAACAGCCACAGCTATCACAACCAAAGGGTGCCGTGGAAGTGGTAGTTTCCGGTGATGACCCGGGGTCTGATCAGCCAAGTTAAGTTGGCTCAAGCCCAACTTACCATCGAGCGGGGGCTTTATTTAAGAATGTGAAGGTTGCGTCGGTCTATCC
This region of Eucalyptus grandis isolate ANBG69807.140 chromosome 8, ASM1654582v1, whole genome shotgun sequence genomic DNA includes:
- the LOC104417737 gene encoding bidirectional sugar transporter N3, translated to MAFFNHHHLWTFTFGILGNIVSFFVFLAPVPTFYRIYRSKKTEDFQSIPYLIALFSSMLWLYYALLKGHSFLLITINSFGCVIEMMYIAIYIAYAPRSARNSTIKLFALMNMGLFSLLILITHFIPNGDARTTVFGWICTTISVSVFAAPLSIVARVVQTNSVEFMPFSLSFFLTLSAIMWFGYGFFQKDWCIMIPNIMGFVLGLSQMVLYGYYRNREELPQHDVPPPSGKASEVHPVKGGEARADEQQPQLSQPKGAVEVVVSGDDPGSDQPS